A window of Novosphingobium terrae contains these coding sequences:
- a CDS encoding LysE/ArgO family amino acid transporter: MTSLFTPFASGFLLSGALIMAIGAQNLFVLRQGLRREHVGAIVLLCGASDALLISLGVAGMGAFLAAIPRLTMALSLGGAAFLGWYGVAALRRMAAPEAMLVTEAGGVTLARALTTTAAFTFLNPHVYLDTVLLMGAAGASQPALLRPIFVAGAATASFTWFISLGYGARLLKPVFAKPAAWRMLDAFVGVVMLSLAASLALHALPPGT; the protein is encoded by the coding sequence ATGACAAGCCTTTTTACCCCTTTCGCCTCGGGATTTCTCCTGTCCGGCGCACTGATCATGGCGATTGGCGCGCAAAACCTCTTCGTGCTGCGGCAAGGGCTGCGGCGCGAGCATGTCGGCGCCATTGTCCTGCTGTGCGGGGCATCCGACGCGCTGCTGATCTCGCTGGGCGTGGCCGGGATGGGAGCCTTTCTGGCCGCCATTCCCCGCCTCACCATGGCCCTGTCGCTGGGGGGCGCCGCTTTTCTGGGCTGGTACGGCGTGGCGGCCCTGCGCCGCATGGCCGCGCCCGAGGCAATGCTGGTCACCGAGGCCGGCGGCGTCACGCTGGCCCGGGCGCTGACCACCACGGCGGCCTTCACCTTTCTCAACCCCCATGTCTATCTCGACACGGTGTTGCTGATGGGCGCCGCTGGCGCCTCGCAACCCGCGCTGCTGCGGCCCATCTTCGTGGCAGGGGCGGCAACGGCCAGTTTCACATGGTTTATCAGCCTGGGCTATGGCGCGCGACTGCTGAAACCGGTCTTTGCCAAGCCTGCGGCATGGCGGATGCTCGATGCTTTTGTCGGCGTGGTGATGCTGAGTCTGGCCGCGTCTCTGGCGCTGCATGCACTGCCCCCCGGGACCTGA